In the Sandaracinus amylolyticus genome, TGACAATGGGCGCGATGCGTCGCGCAGCGCACATCATGCGGGGGGAGCTCGGCGGCAGCCGCTGGGAGCTCGCGGTGCGCGCGCCCTCGCCGCGGCTCCTGCCCTACACCGGCTCGCTGATGGGCTACGACGAGCGCACCGCCGCGCCGCTGCGGCGGCGCGAGCTGCCGGGCCCGCGTGTCGTGTTGATCTTCGAGATCGGCCCGCCGATCCGGGTGATCTCGAGCACCGGCGACGAGCGCTTCGCCGGCGGCTTCGCCGCGGGCCTCCACGACGCGCACACGGTCTGCGATCACGACGGACACCAGCGCGGGATCCAGGTCGACCTCACGCCGCTCGGCGCGCGACGGCTCTTCGGGCGCCCGATGTCCGAGCTCACCTCGCGCGTCGTCTCGCTGCGCGATCTGCTGCCGCGCGAGCACGCGAGCCTCTGCGAGCGGCTCGCGACGCTGAGGACCTGGGACGCGCGGCTCGATCTCGTCGAGGGCCTGCTGGCGACGCGGATCGAATCGTCGTCGATCGATCTGCGCGTCACCACGTGGGCGCTGCGCCGCATCGAGGAGCGCGGCGGTGCGATCGACATCCGCGCGCTGGCGCGCGAGCTCGGCTACAGCCACGAGCACGTGATCCGCACGTTCCGCGATCACGTCGGGATCCCGCCCAAGCTCTTCGCGCGGATCGTGCGCTTCGATCGACTGGTCAAGCGCATCAAGGCGGGCGGCGACGTGCGCTGGCCCGCGCTCGCGCAGGATCTCGGCTACTACGATCAGTCGCACCTGGTGCGCGACGTGAAGCAGTTCACCGGCCTCACGCCCACCGAGGCGCGCGGGGAGATCGTGGACCTCGCGGCGCTCGTCTCGACGTGACACGGTCCGGGCCCGAGAGAAAGCCCGTTGACGCTCAAGGTCCTCTTCACGATCGCGGTGATCGCGTTCCTGCTCGGCCCGCAGATCGTCGCGCTGGTGCGCAACGTGCGCGACGCGCTGCGCGCGCGGGTGCGCGTCGGTCAGCAGTCGATCGTGTATCGCGAGGATCGGGTGCCGCTCCGGACCACGTCGCTCGCGTGGTGGCGCGTCGCGCTGGGCTGGCAGCACGTCGACGTGGTGGTCGGCAAGCGCGATGCGTTCCTCTTTGCGCGGCCGCTCCTCGGCATCGTGCCGCGACCGGTGTATCGCCTGGTGCGCGACGAGGACGATCACGCGAAGGACGCGCCGGGGATCGCGCTCGAGGTGACGAGCATCGCGGTCGAGAAGGGACGCGTCACGGTGCGGGCCCGCGGATGGCGCGGCATCGGCGAGATCATGGTGAAGCTGGTCTCGCGCTCTCCGGATGCGCTGGCGCGGGCGCTGCGTCGATGAGCGATGCGCTGCCGATCCACGCGGCGCGCGCCGCGTTCGACCGCGCGATCGCGCAGGGCCCGGTCGTGCTCTCGGCGCCGACCGGATCGGGCAAGTCGACCGAGGTGCCGCGATGGTGCGCGGGCCCGGTGCTCGTGATCGAGCCGCGGCGCGTCGCGTGCCGCAGCCTCGCCGCGCGCGTGGCGCAGCTCGAGGGGACGCGGCTCGGCGACGCGGTCGGATACGTGGTCCGCGACGATCGCGCCGCGCGCGAGGACACGCGCGTGGTGTTCGCGACGCCGGGGATCGCGCTGCGCGATCGCGCGATGGTCGAGCGCGCCCGCACGATCGTGATCGACGAGATGCACGAGCGGAGCCTCGAGGTCGATCTGCTCCTCGCGCTCGTGCTCCGCGAGGCGCGCCCCGATCGATCGCTCGTCGTGATGTCGGCGACGCTCGACGCGGAGCGCGTGGCCGCGCACGTGGGCGGCGCGCACGTCGCCGCGGAAGGGCGCGCGTTCCCGGTCGACGTCCGCTACCTCCCGGGCCCTTCGG is a window encoding:
- a CDS encoding helix-turn-helix domain-containing protein, whose amino-acid sequence is MRRAAHIMRGELGGSRWELAVRAPSPRLLPYTGSLMGYDERTAAPLRRRELPGPRVVLIFEIGPPIRVISSTGDERFAGGFAAGLHDAHTVCDHDGHQRGIQVDLTPLGARRLFGRPMSELTSRVVSLRDLLPREHASLCERLATLRTWDARLDLVEGLLATRIESSSIDLRVTTWALRRIEERGGAIDIRALARELGYSHEHVIRTFRDHVGIPPKLFARIVRFDRLVKRIKAGGDVRWPALAQDLGYYDQSHLVRDVKQFTGLTPTEARGEIVDLAALVST